The DNA sequence TCAACCGCCTCGTTGGGGAGAATAAGACTGATGTAAACAGTGCCTAGGCCGAAGTGCGCCTCCGCATAATCAGGATCGATACGGATCTCCTGCTTGTAAGCTTCAACCGCTTCTGTGTAGAATCCAAGATTAGTATAAGCCATACCCATGACGAAGTAAGCCCCCCCAAGGTCAGGTCTAAGACGGGTTGCCTGTTTAAGGGCCTCAACCGCATTGTTGTAGTCTCCAAGCTGGTTATAAACCGCACCCAAATTTTTATATGCAGCAGCAAAGTCAGGCTTTATATGGATGGCTTGTTTGAGGGTTACGACAGCATCGTTAAGATGTCCGAGCAAGAAATAAGCTCCGCCCAGACCATTGTATGCTTCCGCAAAATCGGATCTGATATGGATCGCCTCCTTGAAGGCTTCAACCGCGTCATCGAAAAATCTAAAACCTAACATCTTACAATATCCTATAAATAAATAGGCTTCTGCATAACTGGGATTTTCGCTAACCGCCTTTTCAAAGTAGAAAAGGGCTTCCTTGGGGCCTTCGGCCCAATAGAAAACAAGCCCTGTAAAGAAAAATTCTTCCGCATAGGCAAGCCGTTCTTCCATCTCGCCCCCCTGCCATTCGACGAGAGTCTGTCCCTTACCCGGTGTAAGATTCAGCACCCTCTCTCCGGGAACGGCAAAGTTGAGGGCCTGCCCCTCTAACATTTGAAAGGTTGCGATCCCTATCACTTCACCTTTCACATTGACCACGGGACTGCCGCTGGAGCCCTCGGACATGGGTGCCGTAAGCTGAATAATCTTTCCGAACGCCGGAATCTCCCGGACGGCCGAGACAATCCCGTCTGAGACCGTCAGTTCAAGTCCCAAAGGACTGCCGACCACAGCTATCCGCTCGCCGACCTCAACACTTGCGGTGCTAACCGGCAGGGGTCGCACTGCATGCCCGGTGACATCCGCAGAGACGAGCACGAGATCTCCCTCCCTGTCCTCGGCAAGGACTTTCTTAACCGGATAGACCTTATCATCTGCGGTTTTCACCTCGGCGCGGACTGCTCCCTCAAGCACATGCCGGTTGGTGATGACATCGCCATTTTGGTTAATAAAAAAGCCGCTCCCCTGCCCTATAGCTTCCCCTTTCTCATCATAGGTCAGAATAACGACAACAGACGGCGTAATCCTTTTGACAATAGCCGGTAAATCTTCCTGAGCCTGTGCAGGGGTAAAGACCGCGACACCTAAAAGAAAGACGCCTGTGCACATCAAATGCCGCCGGTACATCCTCATGATTTCATCTCCCACCAATATCATAAGCCGGGCAAACGAAGCGGA is a window from the Thermodesulfobacteriota bacterium genome containing:
- a CDS encoding tetratricopeptide repeat protein — translated: MCTGVFLLGVAVFTPAQAQEDLPAIVKRITPSVVVILTYDEKGEAIGQGSGFFINQNGDVITNRHVLEGAVRAEVKTADDKVYPVKKVLAEDREGDLVLVSADVTGHAVRPLPVSTASVEVGERIAVVGSPLGLELTVSDGIVSAVREIPAFGKIIQLTAPMSEGSSGSPVVNVKGEVIGIATFQMLEGQALNFAVPGERVLNLTPGKGQTLVEWQGGEMEERLAYAEEFFFTGLVFYWAEGPKEALFYFEKAVSENPSYAEAYLFIGYCKMLGFRFFDDAVEAFKEAIHIRSDFAEAYNGLGGAYFLLGHLNDAVVTLKQAIHIKPDFAAAYKNLGAVYNQLGDYNNAVEALKQATRLRPDLGGAYFVMGMAYTNLGFYTEAVEAYKQEIRIDPDYAEAHFGLGTVYISLILPNEAVEAFKQAIRINPDYAEAHFALGMVYSILEDRGSALQEYKILKDLDRDLANKLFNMIYE